The following proteins are encoded in a genomic region of Streptomyces sp. NBC_01723:
- a CDS encoding adenylate/guanylate cyclase domain-containing protein, translating into MSVDDTGSGADGDGRVDPEPAPDSADSGEDPLALRLEGLILGAERRYTPFQAARSAGVSMELASRFWRAMGFADIGQARALTEADVLALRRLAGLVEAGLLSEAMAVQVARSTGQTTARLAEWQIDSFLEGLTEPPEPGMTRTEVTYPIVELLLPELQEFLVYVWRRQLAASAGRVVQAADDEEMVDRRLAVGFADLVGFTRLTRRMEEEELGELVEAFETTAADLVAARGGRLIKTLGDEVLYAADDAGTAAEIALLLVETMANDETMPELRVGIAFGTVTTRMGDVFGSTVNLASRLTSIAPRDAVLVDAALAEELIRTQDAPASEAVAAEEAAAAEKAGEDPPSYRFALQPMWQRPVRGLGVVEPWLLTRRGDDGDEG; encoded by the coding sequence TTGAGCGTCGACGACACGGGCTCCGGCGCGGACGGGGACGGCCGGGTGGACCCCGAGCCCGCCCCGGACTCCGCCGACTCCGGCGAGGACCCGCTCGCGCTGCGCCTCGAAGGGCTCATCCTGGGCGCCGAGCGCCGCTACACCCCCTTCCAGGCCGCCCGCAGCGCGGGCGTCTCCATGGAGCTGGCGTCCCGGTTCTGGCGGGCCATGGGCTTCGCCGACATAGGCCAGGCCAGGGCGCTCACCGAGGCCGACGTCCTCGCCCTGCGGCGGCTGGCCGGTCTGGTGGAGGCGGGCCTGCTCAGCGAGGCGATGGCCGTGCAGGTGGCCCGGTCCACCGGGCAGACCACCGCCCGGTTGGCCGAGTGGCAGATCGACTCCTTCCTGGAGGGCCTGACCGAGCCCCCCGAGCCCGGGATGACGCGCACCGAGGTGACGTACCCGATCGTCGAGCTGCTCCTGCCCGAGCTGCAGGAGTTTCTCGTCTACGTCTGGCGCCGCCAGCTCGCCGCCTCGGCGGGCCGGGTCGTGCAGGCCGCCGACGACGAGGAGATGGTGGACCGGCGGCTCGCGGTCGGCTTCGCCGACCTGGTCGGCTTCACCCGGCTGACCCGCCGGATGGAGGAGGAGGAACTCGGCGAGCTGGTCGAGGCATTCGAGACCACCGCCGCCGACCTGGTCGCCGCGCGCGGCGGGCGCCTGATCAAGACCCTCGGCGACGAGGTGCTCTACGCCGCCGACGACGCCGGAACGGCCGCGGAGATCGCGCTGCTCCTCGTCGAGACGATGGCGAACGACGAGACCATGCCGGAACTGCGCGTCGGCATCGCCTTCGGCACGGTCACCACCCGGATGGGCGACGTCTTCGGTTCGACCGTGAACCTGGCCTCCCGGCTGACCTCGATAGCTCCCCGCGACGCCGTCCTCGTCGACGCCGCGCTCGCGGAGGAGCTGATCCGCACGCAGGACGCGCCGGCCTCGGAGGCGGTCGCGGCCGAGGAGGCCGCCGCCGCGGAGAAGGCGGGCGAGGACCCGCCGTCGTACCGCTTCGCGCTCCAGCCGATGTGGCAGCGCCCGGTGCGCGGTCTCGGCGTGGTCGAGCCCTGGCTGCTCACCCGCCGGGGCGACGACGGCGACGAGGGTTAG
- a CDS encoding enoyl-CoA hydratase/isomerase family protein: MSEERFGDFVLVRRHGDGHVAELALDRPKAMNAVSTAMARSVAEACAALAEDRGVRAVVLTSTHERAFCVGADLKERNSFSDADLLRQRPVTRGAYTSVLELPVPTIAAVHGFALGGGFELALSCDVIVADPTAVVGLPEVSVGVIPGGGGTQLLPRRVGAARAAELVFTARRVEAAEARELGLVDQLVDEGRDREEALELASRMAANSPVGLRAAKRALRLGHGLDLRAGLEVEDAAWRAVAFSGDRAEGVAAFNEKRAPRWPGE; the protein is encoded by the coding sequence ATGAGCGAGGAGCGGTTCGGAGATTTCGTCCTGGTGCGGCGGCACGGGGACGGGCATGTCGCGGAGCTCGCGCTCGACCGGCCGAAGGCCATGAACGCCGTCTCGACCGCGATGGCCCGCTCCGTCGCCGAGGCGTGCGCGGCACTCGCCGAGGACCGCGGCGTGCGGGCGGTGGTGCTGACCTCGACCCACGAGCGGGCGTTCTGCGTCGGCGCCGACCTGAAGGAGCGCAACTCCTTCTCCGACGCCGACCTGCTGCGCCAGCGCCCGGTGACGCGGGGTGCGTACACCTCGGTGCTGGAGCTGCCGGTGCCGACGATCGCGGCCGTGCACGGCTTCGCGCTGGGCGGCGGCTTCGAGCTGGCGCTCTCCTGCGACGTGATCGTGGCCGACCCCACGGCGGTCGTGGGCCTGCCCGAGGTGTCCGTCGGGGTGATCCCGGGCGGCGGCGGTACGCAGCTGCTGCCGCGCCGGGTGGGGGCGGCGCGCGCCGCCGAGCTGGTGTTCACGGCGCGGCGCGTGGAGGCCGCAGAGGCGCGCGAGCTGGGGCTGGTGGACCAGCTGGTGGACGAGGGGCGGGACCGGGAGGAGGCGCTGGAGCTGGCGTCCCGGATGGCAGCGAACTCGCCCGTGGGGCTGCGGGCGGCCAAGCGGGCGCTGCGGCTCGGACACGGACTGGACCTGCGGGCGGGGCTCGAGGTCGAGGACGCCGCGTGGCGCGCGGTGGCGTTCTCGGGCGACCGCGCGGAGGGAGTGGCGGCGTTCAACGAGAAGCGGGCGCCGCGGTGGCCGGGAGAGTAG
- a CDS encoding GGDEF domain-containing protein yields MGEDRRLAAVVALAQGMAAAHSSREAWRAAAAGACLALGGSFAALSVWERELGRLRVLVNVGRRAEDEEEFPEDESYPVHQFAEITEFLHERWAGGGEPDAWVETAEGPAAGRPGYVHQRVAALRRRGRGCCVVAPIVLHGRAWGELYVARPVGEPVFARPDADFATVLASVVAAGIAQAERLEEVRRLAYTDALTGLANRRAVDAALDEAVERHRRDDVVVSLVVCDLNGLKRVNDTHGHAVGDRLLERFGSVLSLCGAMLPGALAARLGGDEFCLLAVGPAADEVVKAAEELCRRAAELELGDGVACGVASTEDEVGPVRSARRLFRLADAAQYRAKAERSAGPVVAGREGPDDPVVRLADEPSREEGGERRRFRGRHSP; encoded by the coding sequence ATGGGCGAGGACAGACGGCTGGCGGCGGTGGTGGCACTGGCGCAGGGCATGGCCGCCGCGCACAGCTCGCGCGAGGCGTGGCGGGCGGCGGCGGCCGGTGCGTGTCTGGCGCTGGGCGGCAGCTTCGCCGCGCTGTCGGTGTGGGAGCGGGAGCTGGGCCGGCTCCGCGTCCTGGTGAACGTGGGCAGGCGGGCAGAGGACGAGGAGGAGTTCCCGGAGGACGAGTCCTACCCGGTGCACCAGTTCGCGGAGATCACCGAGTTCCTGCACGAGCGCTGGGCCGGCGGCGGTGAGCCCGACGCCTGGGTGGAGACGGCCGAGGGGCCCGCCGCCGGGCGGCCGGGGTACGTCCATCAGCGCGTCGCCGCGCTGCGCCGCCGGGGGCGCGGCTGCTGCGTCGTCGCCCCGATCGTGCTGCACGGCCGCGCCTGGGGCGAGCTGTACGTGGCCCGCCCCGTGGGGGAACCGGTCTTCGCGCGGCCCGACGCCGACTTCGCCACCGTGCTGGCCTCGGTCGTGGCCGCCGGGATCGCGCAGGCCGAGCGCCTCGAGGAGGTCCGGCGCCTCGCGTACACCGACGCGCTCACCGGGCTCGCCAACCGCCGAGCCGTGGACGCGGCGCTGGACGAGGCCGTCGAGCGGCACCGCAGGGACGACGTGGTCGTCAGCCTCGTCGTCTGCGACCTGAACGGCCTCAAGCGGGTGAACGACACGCACGGGCACGCCGTCGGGGACCGGCTCCTGGAGCGGTTCGGGTCGGTGCTGTCGCTGTGCGGGGCGATGCTGCCGGGGGCGCTGGCCGCGCGGCTGGGCGGGGACGAGTTCTGCCTGCTCGCGGTCGGCCCGGCCGCCGACGAGGTGGTCAAGGCGGCCGAGGAGCTGTGCCGCCGGGCGGCCGAGCTGGAGCTGGGTGACGGGGTGGCCTGCGGGGTCGCGTCCACGGAGGACGAGGTCGGGCCGGTGCGCTCCGCCCGCCGGCTGTTCCGGCTCGCCGACGCCGCCCAGTACCGCGCCAAGGCCGAGCGGTCGGCGGGACCGGTCGTCGCGGGCCGCGAGGGACCGGACGACCCCGTCGTACGGCTCGCCGACGAGCCGTCCCGGGAGGAGGGCGGGGAGCGCCGGCGCTTCCGGGGGCGGCACTCGCCGTAG
- the hutH gene encoding histidine ammonia-lyase — MDMHTVGNGEGAKRGVERVVVGDGRASGVTASDVLAVARAGARVELSDEAVAALAAARDIVDALAAKPEPVYGVSTGFGALATRHISPELRAQLQRNIVRSHAAGMGPRVEREVVRALMFLRLKTVCSGRTGVRPEVARTMADVLNAGITPVVHEYGSLGCSGDLAPLSHCALTLMGEGDAEGPDGTVRPAGELLAEHGITPVELREKEGLALLNGTDGMLGMLVMALADLDTLYKSADVTAALTMEALLGTDKVLAPELHAIRPHPGQAASAANMLAVLDGSGLTGHHQDDAPRVQDAYSVRCAPQVAGAGRDTMAHAGLVAERELASAVDNPVVLPDGRVESNGNFHGAPVAYVLDFLAVAVADLGSITERRTDRLLDKNRSHGLPPFLADDAGVDSGLMIAQYTQAALVGELKRLAVPASADSIPSSAMQEDHVSMGWSAARKLRTAVDNLARVIAVELYAATRAIQLREGLTPAPASRAVIDAVRAAGVEGPGPDRYLAPDLAAADAFVRAGHLVAAAETVTGPLR, encoded by the coding sequence ATGGATATGCACACTGTGGGGAACGGGGAAGGCGCGAAGCGCGGCGTTGAAAGGGTGGTGGTGGGCGACGGGCGGGCGTCCGGGGTGACCGCCTCCGACGTTCTCGCCGTGGCGCGCGCCGGCGCCCGGGTCGAGCTCTCCGACGAGGCGGTGGCCGCCCTGGCCGCGGCCCGCGACATCGTGGACGCGCTGGCCGCCAAGCCGGAACCCGTGTACGGGGTGAGCACCGGCTTCGGCGCTCTGGCGACCCGGCACATCAGCCCGGAACTGCGGGCCCAGCTCCAGCGCAACATCGTCCGCTCGCACGCCGCCGGGATGGGTCCGCGGGTGGAGCGCGAGGTGGTCCGCGCACTGATGTTCCTGCGGCTGAAGACCGTCTGCTCCGGCCGGACCGGCGTCCGTCCCGAGGTGGCGCGGACCATGGCCGACGTGCTGAACGCCGGGATCACCCCGGTCGTGCACGAGTACGGCTCCCTGGGCTGCTCCGGCGACCTCGCGCCGCTGTCGCACTGCGCGCTGACCCTGATGGGCGAGGGGGACGCGGAGGGCCCCGACGGCACCGTGCGCCCGGCCGGTGAGCTGCTCGCCGAGCACGGCATCACGCCGGTCGAGCTGCGCGAGAAGGAGGGCCTCGCCCTCCTCAACGGCACCGACGGCATGCTCGGCATGCTGGTCATGGCCCTCGCGGACCTCGACACCCTCTACAAGTCCGCCGACGTCACCGCCGCGCTGACCATGGAGGCCCTGCTCGGCACCGACAAGGTGCTCGCCCCCGAGCTGCACGCCATCCGCCCGCACCCCGGGCAGGCAGCCAGCGCCGCCAACATGCTCGCCGTGCTCGACGGCTCGGGCCTGACCGGCCACCACCAGGACGACGCCCCCCGCGTCCAGGACGCCTACTCGGTGCGGTGCGCCCCGCAGGTCGCCGGTGCCGGACGCGACACCATGGCCCACGCGGGGCTGGTCGCCGAGCGTGAGCTGGCGTCGGCCGTGGACAACCCCGTGGTGCTGCCCGACGGACGGGTGGAGTCCAACGGCAACTTCCACGGTGCCCCGGTCGCCTACGTCCTGGACTTCCTCGCCGTCGCGGTCGCCGACCTCGGGTCCATCACCGAGCGGCGCACCGACCGGCTGCTCGACAAGAACCGCAGCCACGGCCTGCCGCCCTTCCTCGCCGACGACGCGGGCGTCGACTCCGGGCTGATGATCGCCCAGTACACGCAGGCGGCCCTGGTCGGCGAGTTGAAGCGGCTCGCCGTACCGGCCTCGGCGGACTCGATCCCGTCCTCCGCGATGCAGGAGGACCACGTCTCCATGGGCTGGTCGGCGGCGCGCAAGCTGCGCACGGCCGTCGACAACCTGGCCCGGGTGATCGCCGTCGAGCTGTACGCCGCCACCCGCGCGATCCAGCTCCGCGAGGGCCTGACCCCGGCCCCGGCCTCGCGGGCCGTCATCGACGCCGTACGGGCCGCCGGTGTCGAGGGGCCCGGACCGGACCGCTACCTGGCGCCGGACCTCGCCGCGGCGGACGCCTTCGTGCGGGCCGGGCACCTGGTCGCGGCGGCGGAGACGGTGACCGGACCGCTGCGCTAG
- a CDS encoding LPXTG cell wall anchor domain-containing protein: MSSARRPLLTAAAAGGLLCALWFVPSANATPETPAFESAAATPSPQVTAQARVASTDTAATTATDGGTTRLADTGSFDSTPYVIGGALCLGLGAGFVGYSVRRERLDF; encoded by the coding sequence GTGTCATCCGCTCGCCGTCCGTTGCTGACCGCCGCCGCCGCGGGGGGCCTCCTGTGCGCCCTGTGGTTCGTCCCGTCGGCGAACGCGACACCCGAGACACCCGCGTTCGAGTCCGCGGCCGCGACCCCGTCTCCGCAGGTCACCGCACAGGCCAGAGTCGCGTCCACGGACACGGCGGCCACCACGGCCACCGACGGGGGCACGACCCGCCTGGCCGACACCGGCAGCTTCGACAGCACCCCGTACGTCATCGGCGGCGCCCTGTGCCTCGGGCTCGGCGCCGGCTTCGTCGGGTACTCGGTGCGCCGGGAACGCCTCGATTTTTGA
- a CDS encoding L,D-transpeptidase, whose translation MTDGKRRKGLAAASALLGGVLVLSACSSGDADTSGGDGKTSQAEVDEAAAKKTSEAQIKITPKGGSDSASINNGTGVTVSKGTLTEVKMTASDGTAVEGEISADKTSWKPSGQLERATKYQITATAEDSDGRAAHENASFTTVSPENSFIGTFTPDDGKTVGVGMPVSINFDKEITDKAAVQKGITVNTSSGQEVACHWFSTQRMDCRPEKYWTENSTVTLKLALDGVEGADGVYGVQQKTVTFKIGRNQVSYVDAKTKQMKVTQDGKTVKTIPISAGSPDNKTYEGEMVISEKFKETRMDGSTVGFTDDDGKGEYDIKDVPHAMRLSTSGTFIHGNYWGKGIFGQANTSHGCVGLEDAKGANDPNTPGSWFFNNSIIGDVVVVQNTGDKTVAPDNGLNGWNMDWAQWKAGSAV comes from the coding sequence ATGACGGACGGTAAGCGGCGCAAGGGCCTGGCGGCCGCGTCCGCACTGCTCGGCGGTGTGCTGGTGCTCTCTGCGTGTTCCAGCGGCGACGCCGACACCTCCGGTGGGGACGGGAAGACCTCGCAGGCCGAGGTGGACGAGGCGGCGGCCAAGAAGACGTCCGAGGCCCAGATCAAGATCACACCGAAGGGCGGCTCGGACAGCGCCTCCATCAACAACGGCACCGGCGTCACCGTGAGCAAGGGCACGCTCACGGAGGTGAAGATGACCGCCTCCGACGGCACCGCCGTCGAGGGCGAGATATCCGCCGACAAGACCAGCTGGAAGCCCAGCGGTCAGCTGGAGCGGGCCACCAAGTACCAGATCACGGCGACCGCGGAGGACTCCGACGGCCGCGCCGCCCACGAGAACGCGTCGTTCACCACGGTCTCCCCGGAGAACAGCTTCATCGGCACCTTCACGCCGGACGACGGCAAGACCGTCGGCGTCGGGATGCCCGTGTCGATCAACTTCGACAAGGAGATCACCGACAAGGCCGCCGTCCAGAAGGGCATCACGGTCAACACCAGCAGCGGCCAGGAGGTCGCCTGCCACTGGTTCAGCACCCAGCGCATGGACTGCCGCCCGGAGAAGTACTGGACGGAGAACTCGACCGTCACCCTCAAGCTGGCGCTCGACGGGGTCGAGGGCGCCGACGGCGTCTACGGCGTGCAGCAGAAGACGGTCACCTTCAAGATCGGCCGCAACCAGGTCTCGTACGTCGACGCCAAGACCAAGCAGATGAAGGTCACGCAGGACGGCAAGACGGTCAAGACCATCCCGATCTCCGCCGGTTCGCCCGACAACAAGACCTACGAGGGCGAGATGGTGATCTCCGAGAAGTTCAAGGAGACCCGGATGGACGGCTCGACCGTCGGCTTCACCGACGACGACGGCAAGGGCGAGTACGACATCAAGGACGTGCCCCACGCCATGCGGCTGAGCACCTCCGGCACCTTCATCCACGGCAACTACTGGGGCAAGGGCATCTTCGGCCAGGCCAACACCAGCCACGGCTGCGTGGGCCTGGAGGACGCCAAGGGCGCCAACGACCCGAACACGCCGGGCTCGTGGTTCTTCAACAACTCGATCATCGGTGACGTGGTCGTCGTCCAGAACACCGGCGACAAGACCGTCGCCCCGGACAACGGCCTCAACGGCTGGAACATGGACTGGGCCCAGTGGAAGGCCGGTTCGGCGGTCTGA
- a CDS encoding ABC transporter permease, protein MFFTYLRRELRRRRKAALVVASGLALGIALVIVVDSVSSGMGRAQDKVLQSLYGLGTDMTVTKAAEPSSGTTAERPRFRFDAQEDGSEEEQSTDRVMVQGFQTLADSTVGKVAGQSGVADAVGGLSLQVVKVSGEFTRGQFQQEGGSGGQGQSEGQGQGGGPGGGQSPQGRVQGGGADFDVNSYSVYGTDVTEPALGPLTSSTITSGRTFKESETDAAVAVADSAYAKEKKLKTGSTVTVKGVKFEVVGIATADSGDAAANLYVPLQRAQTLGDAEDKVTTIYVQATDSQKIDGVKSAIQKNIPDTTVTTSADLADTVSGSLSTASSLAAGVGKWLSIVVLVAAFLVAGLLTSSAVSRRVREFGTLKALGWRSGRVTRQVVGEAVVNGLVGGVLGIALGVAGAYAVTAVSPTLQAQLGGGTGGGGGAGGPGGFGGGMGGPARQTAAKTLDIALTAPVSVTTIALAVALAVAGGLVAGGFGGWRASRLRPADALRRVE, encoded by the coding sequence ATGTTCTTCACCTACCTGAGGCGCGAGCTGCGCCGCCGCAGAAAGGCGGCCCTCGTCGTCGCCTCCGGCCTGGCCCTGGGCATCGCGCTGGTCATCGTCGTCGACTCCGTCTCCTCCGGCATGGGCCGGGCCCAGGACAAGGTCCTGCAGTCCCTGTACGGACTGGGCACGGACATGACGGTCACCAAGGCCGCGGAGCCCTCCTCCGGCACCACCGCCGAGCGCCCCCGCTTCCGCTTCGACGCCCAGGAGGACGGCTCCGAGGAAGAGCAGAGCACCGACCGCGTCATGGTGCAGGGCTTCCAGACGCTGGCCGACTCGACCGTAGGCAAGGTCGCCGGCCAGAGCGGTGTCGCCGACGCGGTGGGCGGACTGAGCCTCCAAGTCGTGAAGGTCAGCGGAGAGTTCACCCGCGGTCAGTTCCAGCAGGAGGGCGGCTCCGGCGGCCAGGGCCAGAGCGAGGGCCAAGGGCAGGGCGGCGGTCCGGGCGGCGGGCAGTCACCGCAGGGCCGCGTCCAGGGCGGCGGCGCCGACTTCGACGTCAACAGCTACTCCGTCTACGGCACCGACGTCACCGAGCCCGCCCTCGGCCCGCTGACCTCCTCCACCATCACCAGCGGCCGCACCTTCAAGGAGTCGGAGACCGACGCCGCGGTCGCCGTCGCCGACTCTGCCTACGCCAAGGAGAAGAAGCTCAAGACCGGCAGCACGGTCACCGTGAAGGGCGTGAAGTTCGAGGTCGTCGGGATCGCGACCGCCGACAGCGGCGACGCGGCGGCCAATCTCTACGTACCGCTCCAGCGGGCGCAGACCCTGGGCGACGCCGAGGACAAGGTCACCACGATCTACGTCCAGGCGACCGACTCGCAGAAGATCGACGGCGTCAAGTCCGCCATCCAGAAGAACATCCCCGACACCACCGTCACCACCTCCGCCGACCTCGCCGACACCGTCTCCGGCTCCCTGTCCACGGCCTCCTCCCTCGCCGCCGGCGTCGGCAAGTGGCTGTCGATCGTGGTGCTGGTGGCCGCCTTCCTCGTCGCCGGCCTGCTCACCTCCTCGGCGGTCTCCCGCCGGGTGCGCGAGTTCGGCACGCTCAAGGCACTGGGGTGGCGCTCGGGCCGGGTCACCCGGCAGGTGGTCGGCGAGGCCGTCGTCAACGGCCTGGTCGGCGGCGTCCTCGGCATCGCGCTGGGCGTCGCGGGCGCGTACGCCGTGACGGCCGTCAGCCCGACGCTCCAGGCCCAGCTCGGCGGCGGCACGGGCGGCGGCGGGGGCGCGGGCGGTCCCGGCGGCTTCGGCGGCGGCATGGGCGGTCCCGCCCGGCAGACCGCCGCGAAGACCCTGGACATCGCGCTCACCGCACCCGTCAGCGTCACCACGATCGCCCTCGCGGTCGCCCTCGCCGTGGCGGGCGGCCTGGTCGCCGGTGGCTTCGGCGGCTGGCGCGCCTCCCGGCTGCGCCCCGCGGACGCGCTGCGCCGCGTCGAGTAG
- a CDS encoding ABC transporter ATP-binding protein, whose protein sequence is MYELTGVTKRYTRGKDAVTALDGVDLTIADGDRLVIQGPTGGGKSTLLQMLGALDRPSSGRVVLDGTDLAALPEARLTRVRSESIGFVFQSFNLIPTLTAQENVETALVPLGVKAKERREQAAEALASVGLGERLAHLPGEMSGGQQQRVAIARALVKQPKVLLADEPTGNLDESMRDEIMDVLDRMWKELGLTFVMVTHDSAIAKKAPRVATIRKGRITVKENASA, encoded by the coding sequence ATGTACGAACTCACCGGCGTCACCAAGCGCTACACCCGCGGCAAGGACGCCGTGACCGCCCTCGACGGCGTCGACCTGACCATCGCCGACGGCGACCGCCTGGTCATCCAGGGCCCCACCGGCGGCGGCAAGTCCACCCTGCTCCAGATGCTGGGCGCCCTCGACCGGCCCAGCTCCGGCCGGGTCGTCCTCGACGGCACCGACCTGGCCGCGCTGCCCGAGGCCCGGCTGACCCGGGTGCGCAGCGAGAGCATCGGCTTCGTCTTCCAGTCCTTCAACCTGATCCCGACCCTCACCGCGCAGGAGAACGTCGAGACCGCGCTGGTCCCGCTCGGCGTCAAGGCCAAGGAGCGGCGCGAGCAGGCCGCCGAGGCGCTGGCCTCCGTCGGCCTCGGCGAGCGGCTCGCCCACCTCCCCGGCGAGATGTCCGGCGGCCAGCAGCAGCGCGTCGCCATCGCCCGCGCGCTGGTGAAGCAGCCGAAGGTACTGCTCGCCGACGAACCCACCGGAAACCTCGACGAGTCGATGCGCGACGAGATCATGGACGTACTCGACCGCATGTGGAAGGAGCTGGGCCTGACCTTCGTGATGGTCACCCACGACTCGGCGATCGCGAAGAAGGCCCCACGGGTGGCGACGATCCGCAAGGGCCGGATCACCGTCAAGGAGAACGCCTCGGCGTGA
- a CDS encoding MBL fold metallo-hydrolase: MRVRRLGWAGLEIEAGGERLLIDYVRDLSPLFTGWKPGENVAVPGGRASAALVTHLHRDHTDASALSEVLTQGAPVLRPAPGHGDDVDNVTTLLAERELVRHRLAVEVVDVWSTRDLGPFRVTAVPAVDGLGDPQLNWVVEADGQRILHGGDTMFHGFWWLVARRFSPFDAVFLPANGAVVDAPHLQPPSPVPAALDPLQAAAAAEILDARFAVPIHYEPEQPDKIAGYVEVADPEAEFRAHAGRRAHVLTVGEWLDLAT; encoded by the coding sequence ATGCGGGTGCGACGACTTGGCTGGGCCGGACTGGAGATCGAGGCGGGCGGCGAGCGACTGCTGATCGACTACGTGCGGGACCTCTCGCCGCTGTTCACGGGGTGGAAGCCCGGCGAGAACGTGGCGGTGCCGGGCGGGAGGGCGTCCGCCGCGCTCGTCACCCACCTGCACCGGGACCACACCGACGCGTCCGCGCTCTCGGAGGTGTTGACGCAGGGGGCGCCGGTGCTGCGACCGGCGCCCGGTCACGGTGACGACGTGGACAACGTGACGACACTTCTGGCCGAGCGCGAGCTGGTCCGGCACCGACTGGCCGTCGAGGTCGTGGACGTCTGGTCCACGCGCGACCTCGGGCCGTTCCGCGTCACGGCGGTCCCCGCCGTCGACGGGCTGGGCGACCCGCAGCTGAACTGGGTGGTGGAGGCCGATGGACAGCGGATACTCCACGGCGGCGACACGATGTTCCACGGCTTCTGGTGGCTCGTCGCACGCCGGTTCAGCCCGTTCGACGCGGTGTTCCTGCCCGCCAACGGCGCGGTGGTCGACGCACCGCACCTGCAGCCACCGAGCCCCGTGCCCGCCGCGCTGGACCCGCTGCAGGCCGCCGCGGCCGCGGAGATCCTCGACGCCCGGTTCGCGGTGCCGATCCACTACGAACCGGAGCAGCCGGACAAGATCGCGGGCTACGTCGAGGTGGCCGACCCGGAGGCCGAGTTCCGCGCGCACGCCGGGCGGCGCGCACACGTACTGACCGTCGGGGAGTGGCTCGACCTGGCCACGTGA
- a CDS encoding TetR/AcrR family transcriptional regulator, whose amino-acid sequence MSPRRSAAEAQATRGRILGRAAEIASEEGLDGITIGRLAEELEMSKSGVHKHFGAKETLQISTLDKAFVDFWHRVVEPVLGEPPGLRRLRAVCANSVGYLEEPLLPGGCLMTAALSEYDGRPGRVRDAVAEVWSRWQEQLRGDLTAAVDNGELPAGFDVDQALFEIVAAGLALNAAKQLQHDRTAADRARRAIERALAQS is encoded by the coding sequence ATGTCACCACGACGTTCAGCGGCCGAAGCGCAGGCCACCCGGGGCCGGATCCTCGGCCGTGCCGCCGAGATCGCCTCCGAGGAAGGGCTGGACGGCATCACCATCGGGCGGCTCGCCGAAGAGCTGGAGATGAGCAAGTCCGGGGTGCACAAGCACTTCGGCGCCAAGGAGACGCTGCAGATCTCCACCCTGGACAAGGCCTTCGTGGACTTCTGGCACCGGGTGGTCGAGCCGGTACTCGGCGAGCCGCCGGGTCTGCGGCGGCTGCGCGCGGTCTGCGCCAACTCCGTGGGCTACCTGGAAGAACCCCTGCTGCCCGGCGGCTGCCTGATGACCGCGGCACTCAGTGAGTACGACGGCCGGCCCGGCCGGGTCCGCGACGCGGTGGCCGAAGTGTGGTCGCGCTGGCAGGAACAGCTGCGGGGGGATCTGACCGCGGCGGTGGACAACGGCGAACTGCCCGCCGGGTTCGACGTCGACCAGGCGCTGTTCGAGATCGTCGCGGCCGGGCTGGCGCTCAACGCGGCCAAGCAGCTCCAGCACGACCGGACGGCCGCGGACCGGGCCCGCCGCGCGATCGAACGGGCCCTGGCTCAGTCCTGA
- a CDS encoding Scr1 family TA system antitoxin-like transcriptional regulator, translated as MVIVPPGEMAAQLDRVVELAGRHRITPQIVPRKCGAYPLMAASIKVMTFPDAPPLLYIEAACSGGSSTIRPPATATAPFSSSPPAHGRPSSPR; from the coding sequence GTGGTGATCGTGCCGCCGGGGGAGATGGCCGCCCAGCTCGACCGGGTCGTGGAGCTGGCCGGGCGGCACCGGATCACTCCGCAGATCGTGCCGCGGAAGTGTGGGGCGTACCCCTTGATGGCCGCCTCCATCAAGGTCATGACCTTCCCGGACGCGCCGCCGCTCCTCTACATCGAGGCGGCCTGCAGCGGGGGCTCATCGACGATCCGGCCTCCCGCGACGGCGACGGCCCCGTTCTCCTCCTCACCGCCGGCGCATGGGCGCCCTTCGTCGCCGCGCTGA